The following proteins come from a genomic window of Sorex araneus isolate mSorAra2 chromosome 1, mSorAra2.pri, whole genome shotgun sequence:
- the RPP25L gene encoding ribonuclease P protein subunit p25-like protein: MEHYRKAGSVELPAPCPLAQLPPDTLEMRVRDGSKIRNLLGLALGRLEAGSARHVVFSGSGRAAGKAVSCAEIVKRRVPGLHQLTKLRFLQTEDSWVPAAPDTGLDPLTVRRHVPAVWVLLSRDPLDPNECGYQPPGAPPGLGSTPGPSGSSRPPRRRARDLRP; the protein is encoded by the coding sequence ATGGAGCACTACCGCAAGGCCGGCTCCGTGGAGCTGCCGGCGCCCTGCCCCCTGGCGCAGCTGCCCCCCGACACGCTGGAGATGCGGGTGCGCGACGGCAGCAAGATCCGGAACCTGCTGGGGCTGGCGCTGGGCCGGCTGGAGGCGGGCAGCGCGCGGCACGTGGTCTTCTCGGGCTCGGGCCGCGCTGCGGGCAAGGCCGTGAGCTGCGCCGAGATCGTCAAGCGCCGCGTGCCCGGCCTGCACCAGCTCACCAAGCTGCGCTTCCTGCAGACCGAGGACAGCTGGGTGCCCGCCGCGCCCGACACGGGCCTCGACCCCCTCACCGTGCGCCGCCACGTGCCCGCCGTGTGGGTGCTGCTGAGCCGGGACCCGCTGGACCCTAACGAATGTGGCTACCAGCCCCCGGGGGCACCGCCTGGCCTGGGCTCCACCCCCGGCCCCAGCGGATCGTCCCGGCCCCCCAGAAGAAGAGCTCGAGATCTGCGGCCCtga